The DNA region CGCTCACCCTCAGCGTGGTCAGCTTCTATCTGTTGATGTCGCTCGAGCCTCACTGGTTCTCCACGATGATGGCCGTGCTGGTCTTCACGGACGTGATGCAGACCGGCACCGCATTCGTCGCGGTCGTGGCCGGACTGTTCGTTGCGTCAGGCACGCTCCGCGGATTCCTGAACGAACACCACCTGCACTCACTGGGCAAGATGTTGTTTGCGTGGACCGGATTCTGGGCCTACATCTACTTCTGCCAGTTCATGTTGATCTGGTATGCGAATCTTCCTGAAGAGACTGTGTACTTCCTGCGCCGAGCAGCCAACGGCTGGCTGCCCTACATGGTGCTGTTGCCGCTGTTGAAGTTTGTGGTGCCGTTCATGGTGTTGCTGCCACGCGCAGCCAAACGGACGCCGTCGCGCCTGGTGCCGATGGCGATCCTGATCCTGGTCGCGCAGTTCTGGGAGTTGTATCTGATGGTGGCGCCCGCGCTTGGCCATGGCGACGAGCCCGCGCACGCACAGTTGCCGGTGGTGGAGTTGCTCGTCACGCTGGGATTCCTCGGCCTCTTCACGCTGGTGTTTGGCTGGGCGCTTGCCAGACACGATGCGGTGCCGCTGAAAGACCCGTCGCTGGCAGAGTGCCTGGCCTATCAGTCCTGACGCGATGTTCCCATGGACCACTCGCACGCCATTGCCCCGCACCTCGACCTGCTTGGCTTTCTGACTCTGGGCCTGCTCGGCGGGTTCGGGCACTGTGTGGGCATGTGTTCGCCGTTTGTGATGATCGTGGCGCGGCAATATGCCGGTGACACACGACCAGCCTGGCTCGCGCACACCTGGTATACAGCCGGCCGGATCACAACGTACATGTTGCTTGGCGCCGCGGCAGGGGCCATGGGATTGGTGGTTGGCCGCGCCGGGGATATGGTCGGTCTGCAGCAGGCGGCAATGGTCCTGGCGGGCGTGATGCTGGTGGCGTGGAGTCTGGCCGTGTTGATGGACGCGGGCCCGCGTGTGCTGCGCGCAAGTTGGGTGTCGCGCGCGGTGACCAGGCTGAGCGCACAGATGCCGGCGCACCCCTTCCCGCTGGGCCTGGCCCTGGGGCTACTGCCGTGTGGATTGGTCTATACCGCGGTGGTCGGCGCTATCGCACAGGGCGGTCTTGTTGACGGCGCGCTCGCACTGGCGTTCTTCGGCGCAGGCACGGTGCCCGCGCTGCTGGTGGTCTCCTTCGCCGACCAACTCATCGTCAGGCGCCGTCCCGCACTCAACCGGTTGTCGCAGGTGTTCGTGCTGGTGATGGGCGTGTCGTTCCTGGTCCGCTGGCTGCGGTAACAAGTCGCAGTTGCGGCGGCCTGACGAAGACAGGATTCGAGATCGCCGACAATCCGTTGTCGTCACGCAGTTGCACGTTTACCCACTGCCCCGGGGCCAGGCGCAGGGAGTGTCGCACAGCAGCGGCGTCGATCAGGATCGAGGCGACCACCTCACCGTTGCGGACGACCTCGGCGCGTTGCCCCAACGCCGATTGTGTGTCGATTCGCAGTTCGACCATCGTGGCCTCCGACAGGGTCACGACGCCGCCCATACTTGTCTCCCGTCCGCTCGCTGTCACCGCAATATCGACAGCCAGGCCAGGCGTGCCTCGCGTCCGGATGTAAGCGCGCCCAGCCCGCACGCCCTCAAGAATTCCGGTTTCCGAGAGGTCTGAGGCAAACACGACGGTGGCGGGCGCGCCGATGCGACTTCGGCTCGATCGCGCGGCGTGATCGTCGCTGCCGCCGATCCCGATGATCCGGTGTCCTTCGTTCAGCCGCTGATGCCAGAAGCCGAGGCCCGCCGTTGGCCCTTCGACCGTGGGGCCGTTGACGACTTCCAGCACTGGGACTTTCGCCCACGGGGTCGCCGGCGCGTCCCACCCGCAGCCCGTGCACCGATCGCCAGTTTCCCGGCCGGGGTGGTTGATGGACAAAACGCCGCCGGCTCGCTCGACATCATCAATCACGTGCCCCATGTGCCGCCCTTGAAAGCCGAGGCGAAAATCGATGAACGCGCTCGTGCCGTACACGTTGGCGTGTCCGCGGAATGTGGTGAGCTCCTGGCCGCGAATGAGCAGCAGGTCGGGGCTTCCTTCTTGCAGCGTAGCCATTTCGGCGTGGTGGCTGGTGGTGTTGTGATCGGTGATTGCCAGAAAATCGAGGCGCTGCGCTCGTGCGGCTTCCACGACTTCCCACGGCTGACAACCCCGCTTGACTGCTTCGGGACCATCCTGACAATCAAAGGCGTCGCTGTGCACGGTGTGGGCGTGGAAATCGCCCGTAAACCACGCCGGCCCGGCTCTGAGCGGCGTCGGGACGCCTGGGCGCGTATCAGCCGCAAACGACAGGCGAATTCTGACCTGCCAGGTGGCGCGCGTATCAGCGCCAATCGCTGGGACACCGAGTGACAAGCGCCACGTTCCCGCGAGCAGCGGCCCGGTGCTGTACGAAGGCGTGGCGTGACCCTCCGCAATGAAAAAGCGCGACTTGCTGAAGCGACTCGTGCCGCGGAATCGCATCGGATCAAACAGGCCCACTTCCAGCTGTGTGCCGGCGTCCTTGTGTGAATGCGTGAATTCGAAATCGATCCGCGTCACTCCGGCCGGGACCGTGAACGGGTGCTCCTGGTATGTGCCCTTGTCGGCTCTGGTGAGTTCCCCCCCAAGCACCACCATTGTCGGGCTGGGCCCTGAAGGCTGCGGGTGCGCCGTCGTAGACAAGGCGAGAGTCACGAGGCAGGAGACACTTACAACGAGGCGGCGCATGCCGCGACTCTAGACAACCGGTGTGACGCTCATGTCACGTGGCGACGGCGTCGCCCGCCGCCTTTCACATCAACCGGGTGATCACGCCGAAGGCGGCGGCGATCATCGCGAATAGCGTAGTGAACTGCACCGCCAGCACCGACATGAAACGCCGGTCGAGCGAATCGAACCTCCGCTCCATCCGTGCATCCAGCGCGGCAATCATCGTCTTGAGATCCGCATCAACCGCCAACATCGTCCGACTGGTATCCGCCATCGTCCCCTCCAACGCCTTGGTCCGCACCTCAACGCCTACCATCCGCTCTTCGATCGTCGCCATCGTCTACCTCCTGGTGCCCTACACCAGCAGATCTCATGCCGTAACCGGGTTTAGAGAATTCCGGCCGACAAAACGACAGATGGTCGTCATATGTCGCAGTTTCTTCCACTCTGCCCCGGTGACACATCGCAGAATTTGACGACGAGCCGTCACTGACGACGGTGCCATCGTCGTCGACGAGTCGTCAAGAGAAAACGTCTTCGAAAACGTCTTCGAACGCCCGGATCAACTCTGGCGCGCTCATGCGGTTCCACGTTTCATTTACGCCGAAGGTGAGTGTTTGGCCCGTCGGCGGCGCCGACATCGCAATGCTGCGATCGGCCAGGCGTCGAGCCACGTCGGCGGGCGACACGCCCTTGAACGTCACGCGCGCAAGGTTGGTGCCGTTGGGAATGCGTTCGATTCCCATCCGCGGGTGTTTTGCCATCGCGGAATAAAACGCCTCGGACGTCTGCACTGCGGTCTTCAGCCGGCCCTCGAAACCGTCCATGTAGTGCCGCGCCACCAGAGCGGCGTTCCAGCCAACGGCGAGGTTGCCGCCGAACATTCGGCGCACATGAAACATTCCGTCGAGCACGCGTTTTGGCCCAGCCAGGATGGCGCCAATGCCTGAGTTGAAATACTTCCACAGCGACACGTAGACCGTATCGAAGGGCGCGGAGTACTCCGCCGGCGAGATGCCGGTGTAAGCGGACGCGATAAACAGGCGCGCGCCGTCCAGGTGCATCCCGATGCCACGATCGCGAGCGAGCGCCGAGATGGCCTTGGCCTCGTTCCAGTCGAACATCTGCCCAGACAGGCGGCGGATTGGGCTCTCGATCGCAATCGCACCGACGTCGGTGGCCACGCGGCCGCTTGCGGTGCGCGCCAGCACCGCTTCGACATCCGCCTTCGTAAAGGTGGCACGGCCCGGCGCCAGCGGCATCAGCGTGAGCCCCGACAACGTCTGGCAGGCGTCGCCGGTGTCGTTGTAGATGTGGCTCATCTCGGGAACGATGACTCGTTTTTTCGAGCCCGCCAGTGCGCGGAGCGCCAGTTGATTCGCCAGTGTCCCCGATGGAAAAAACACCGCAGTCTCTTTGCCCAGCAACTGTGCCCAGTGGCGTTCGAACTGCTCCACTTCCCCACCAAGCAGGTAGTTGTCCTCGGCCACGTCCTTGCTCTGGCACAGCCGGCCAAGCAGCGCGGCGTACTCACGCGGGCTGATGCCAATGCCGTCGCCGGCCAGGTGGACGACCCGATCGGCCTGGGTCGCCGGATTGGCCAAAACCGGTGTGTACGGAAGGCAACCGAGTCCAGCGGTGGTGCCCAGGGCACCCACAAAGTGGCGTCGCGAGATGGCGGGCATGAATCCTCCGGGTGAATGGTATCCTCCCGGCC from Acidobacteriota bacterium includes:
- a CDS encoding sulfite exporter TauE/SafE family protein, whose amino-acid sequence is MDHSHAIAPHLDLLGFLTLGLLGGFGHCVGMCSPFVMIVARQYAGDTRPAWLAHTWYTAGRITTYMLLGAAAGAMGLVVGRAGDMVGLQQAAMVLAGVMLVAWSLAVLMDAGPRVLRASWVSRAVTRLSAQMPAHPFPLGLALGLLPCGLVYTAVVGAIAQGGLVDGALALAFFGAGTVPALLVVSFADQLIVRRRPALNRLSQVFVLVMGVSFLVRWLR
- a CDS encoding CehA/McbA family metallohydrolase, giving the protein MRRLVVSVSCLVTLALSTTAHPQPSGPSPTMVVLGGELTRADKGTYQEHPFTVPAGVTRIDFEFTHSHKDAGTQLEVGLFDPMRFRGTSRFSKSRFFIAEGHATPSYSTGPLLAGTWRLSLGVPAIGADTRATWQVRIRLSFAADTRPGVPTPLRAGPAWFTGDFHAHTVHSDAFDCQDGPEAVKRGCQPWEVVEAARAQRLDFLAITDHNTTSHHAEMATLQEGSPDLLLIRGQELTTFRGHANVYGTSAFIDFRLGFQGRHMGHVIDDVERAGGVLSINHPGRETGDRCTGCGWDAPATPWAKVPVLEVVNGPTVEGPTAGLGFWHQRLNEGHRIIGIGGSDDHAARSSRSRIGAPATVVFASDLSETGILEGVRAGRAYIRTRGTPGLAVDIAVTASGRETSMGGVVTLSEATMVELRIDTQSALGQRAEVVRNGEVVASILIDAAAVRHSLRLAPGQWVNVQLRDDNGLSAISNPVFVRPPQLRLVTAASGPGTTRPSPARTPATTG
- a CDS encoding DegT/DnrJ/EryC1/StrS family aminotransferase yields the protein MPAISRRHFVGALGTTAGLGCLPYTPVLANPATQADRVVHLAGDGIGISPREYAALLGRLCQSKDVAEDNYLLGGEVEQFERHWAQLLGKETAVFFPSGTLANQLALRALAGSKKRVIVPEMSHIYNDTGDACQTLSGLTLMPLAPGRATFTKADVEAVLARTASGRVATDVGAIAIESPIRRLSGQMFDWNEAKAISALARDRGIGMHLDGARLFIASAYTGISPAEYSAPFDTVYVSLWKYFNSGIGAILAGPKRVLDGMFHVRRMFGGNLAVGWNAALVARHYMDGFEGRLKTAVQTSEAFYSAMAKHPRMGIERIPNGTNLARVTFKGVSPADVARRLADRSIAMSAPPTGQTLTFGVNETWNRMSAPELIRAFEDVFEDVFS